Below is a window of Candidatus Methylomirabilota bacterium DNA.
AAGCCCGCACAAAAGGTAACGTCAAGCGTCCGCGTTGGCCGATGATCATCCTTCGAACTCCCAAAGGCTGGACGGGTCCCAAGGAAGTCGATGGACTGAAAACGGAAGGTTCCTGGCGATCGCATCAGGTTCCTCTCTCCGAGATGGCAACGAAGCCGGATCATGTGAAGCTTCTCGAAGAATGGATGAAGAGCTATAAGCATGAAGATCTCTTTGACGAGAACGGGAAGTTGATTCCAAAACTGGCGGAGCTTGCTCCGAAGGGTAATCGCCGCATGGGTGCCAATCCCCACACCAACGGTGGAATCCTGCTCAAAGACCTGAAGATGCCGGATTTCCGGGAGTACGCTGTCAATGTCCCAAAACCCGGTACCGTTGTCGGTGAAGCCACGCGGGTGATGGGCCAGTTTTTGCGGGACGTGATGAAGCTCAACATGAACGAGCGAAATTTCCGGGTGATGGGGCCGGACGAGACCGCCTCGAATCGTCTCGGTGCCTTATTCGAGGTGACGGATCGGACATGGATGGATGAGACAAGTCCCGAGGATGACCACCTCTCTCCGAACGGTCGGGTGATGGAAATCCTTAGCGAACATACTTGCCAGGGCTGGCTGGAGGGGTATCTCCTCACCGGTCGTCACGGGTTCTTCTCCTGCTACGAGGCGTTCATCCACATCGTTGACTCGATGTTCAATCAGCACGCCAAGTGGCTCAAGACCACCCGTAGCGAAATTCCTTGGCGGCGCCCTATAGCATCCCTCAATTACCTGCTGACCTCCCACGTCTGGCGGCAGGATCACAATGGCTTCAGCCACCAAGACCCCGGCTTTATCGATCATGTTGTGAATAAGAAAGCAGATGTCGTTCGGGTTTACTTCCCTCCCGATGCAAACACCCTGCTCTCCGTCACTGACCATTGTCTACGGAGCCGCAACTACGTCAACGTCATTGTGGCAGGGAAGCAGTCTCAGCCCCAATGGCTTGATATGGATGCTGCCATCAAGCACTGTACCTCTGGAATCGGGATCTGGGAGTGGGCGAGTAACGATAAAGGTGCTGAGCCAGACGTGGTGATGGCATGCGCTGGGGACGTGCCGACAATTGAAACCCTCGCTGCTGTTGACATACTCCGCCGACACATACCCGATATCAAGGTACGGGTGATCAACGTGGTTGACCTGATGACGCTTCAGCCGAAGGAAGAGCATCCCCACGGTCTATCAGATTGGGAGTTTGACACCCTCTTCACCAGCGATAAGCCGATCATCTTCGCCTATCACGGTTACCCCTGGCTCATCCACCGTCTGACCTACCGTCGGACGAACCACAAGAACCTCCACGTCCGAGGGTATAAGGAAGAGGGGGCCACCACCACGCCCTTTGACATGGCTGTCCGCAACGATCTGGATCGATTCCACCTTGTTGAGGATGTGATTGATCGAGTGCCAAGACTCAGGCATATCGCTGCTTATGCCAGACAGGCTGTCCGCGATAAGCTGATTGAGCACAGGCAGTACATTGAAAAGTACGGTCAGGATATGCCTGAGATTCGCGAATGGACATGGAAGTGAAACGACGCATGAGGGCATATGAGCTGGAGAGGCTCGGCAGAGGGATCAACGGAGCTAACGGTCTGTTATGGTGACAGGACACCCCATTCTTTGTCTTAACAGTGGTTCCTCTTCCTTGAAGTTCGCCTTGTACCAGGTCGGGGCAAATGAAGAGGCGCTGCTCGCTGAAGGGGCGGTCGAGCGCATCGGCATGCAAGGCGGGCACCTCTGGATCCGTGGTGCGGAAAAAATCTTGGCGGATGTGTACAGTGATTTTCCTGAGCATCTGGTGGCGGTGCAAGCGACCTTCTCCGCCCTGGAGAAGTTGAACCTCCCGCAACCCGTCGCCGTCGGCCATCGCGTCGTACACGGTGGGACGGATCACGCAGCACCGGAGAGGGTTGACGCACGACTCCTGGACACGCTCCGAGGACTCGTCGCCTTAGCTCCACTTCACCTCCCCTGTGAGATCCAGGTCATCGAGGCTGTGGCCACACGCTTACCCGGCCTCGCACAGGTCGCCTGCTTTGATACTGCTTTCCACCGTCGCATGCCGGAGCTGGCCCAGCGCTTCCCGCTTCCAGGTGATCTCTGGAACGAGGGACTGCGACGCTATGGTTTTCATGGCCTCTCCTACGAATACGTGGTGGAGAAACTAGGGTCAGAAGCCCAGAGCCGCGCTATCATCGCTCATCTGGGGAACGGTGCCAGCATGGCAGCGGTGAG
It encodes the following:
- a CDS encoding phosphoketolase family protein, producing the protein MPDTLSKEQLNAIDAYWRAANYLSVGQIYLYDNPLLKEPLKLEHIKPRLLGHWGTTPGLNFIYVHLNRLIKNQDLSMIYIAGPGHGGPGLIANTFLEGTYSEVYPNISQDAEGMKKLFQQFSFPGGIPSHVAPETPGSIHEGGELGYALSHAYGAAFDNPDLIVACVVGDGEAETGPLATAWHSNKFLNPVRDGAVLPFLHLNGYKIANPTVLARLSHEELESLFVGYGYKPYFVEGSDPTAMHRTMAETLDTVIAEIKAIQQEARTKGNVKRPRWPMIILRTPKGWTGPKEVDGLKTEGSWRSHQVPLSEMATKPDHVKLLEEWMKSYKHEDLFDENGKLIPKLAELAPKGNRRMGANPHTNGGILLKDLKMPDFREYAVNVPKPGTVVGEATRVMGQFLRDVMKLNMNERNFRVMGPDETASNRLGALFEVTDRTWMDETSPEDDHLSPNGRVMEILSEHTCQGWLEGYLLTGRHGFFSCYEAFIHIVDSMFNQHAKWLKTTRSEIPWRRPIASLNYLLTSHVWRQDHNGFSHQDPGFIDHVVNKKADVVRVYFPPDANTLLSVTDHCLRSRNYVNVIVAGKQSQPQWLDMDAAIKHCTSGIGIWEWASNDKGAEPDVVMACAGDVPTIETLAAVDILRRHIPDIKVRVINVVDLMTLQPKEEHPHGLSDWEFDTLFTSDKPIIFAYHGYPWLIHRLTYRRTNHKNLHVRGYKEEGATTTPFDMAVRNDLDRFHLVEDVIDRVPRLRHIAAYARQAVRDKLIEHRQYIEKYGQDMPEIREWTWK
- a CDS encoding acetate/propionate family kinase — its product is MVTGHPILCLNSGSSSLKFALYQVGANEEALLAEGAVERIGMQGGHLWIRGAEKILADVYSDFPEHLVAVQATFSALEKLNLPQPVAVGHRVVHGGTDHAAPERVDARLLDTLRGLVALAPLHLPCEIQVIEAVATRLPGLAQVACFDTAFHRRMPELAQRFPLPGDLWNEGLRRYGFHGLSYEYVVEKLGSEAQSRAIIAHLGNGASMAAVRWGKPLDTTMGFTPTGGFMMGTRSGDLDPGILLYLMNEKGYDSRRLERLVNNQAGLLGVSGLTPDMKTLLEKRESEPDANQAVEMFCYQIRKHIGALTAVLGGLDTLVFTGGIGERAAPVRWDVCQGLEYLGVHLNPRRNEVHADTISTSESPCTVRVIATNEDLMIARYTQKLIFPSVKNFEGSKGNA